GGCTCGGTATGTTGGTTGCGCGCGTCTACAAGCAGTGCCGGGAACTCGAGTGTGCGTCCGTGCGTGGGCGCTCCAAGCTCCCGACGTCGGCTTTCGGCGGTCCCAGTTCCGCGCCAGGGCCCAGGTTTCAAGCTGTCTGTgcaaggggagggggctgaggctTGCTGCCCTGGGTGGCTGGAGGACCTGCTGGAGCTGCGGGAGGAGGCGCCACAGGTGTTCCTTGGGCCACTTCGCCCTAGGAGGGGAGCCAAGGCAGGAAGGGTTAGCGTCCTGGCCTGTGCACCGCGGCTGTCAGGAAGGCGTAGAACAGATGGGGGTGGCGGTGGGGAGAGGACGTCCAGGGTGCAGGGTGATTGCTTGCCCTTCGAGGAAGGCACACAGTTAGTGGCAACAACTCTAGTAGGGAAATTTCTTGGCATCAAGCAAAAGAATCCCCTTCCTTCCCAAAGGATtcgaatttggggagaaaagttcTGGTATCTGtgtattttgtctctttttcctgcACGTAAATCCTGAAACTATCACTGGCAAGCCTGTCTTCTCCCAAGACTGTCTaggagggggtgagggaaggggcAGAAGTGTTTTTGCCCAAGATGCTGAAAATATTTGGAGGGCAGTTTTATTCCAGTGAAGGTCCCTCCCTCGTGGAGTACCTGGGACCTGGCTGAAGGTAGGGGAGGGTATCTGAATgacctggggtggggcagggtagTGCCCAGTGGCTGCTCAATAGATTCCAAACAGGAgccttctgtcttctctttacAGCCAACATGCCCATCACTCGGATGCGCATGAGACCCTGGCTAGAGATGCAGATTAATTCCAACCAAATCCCAGGGCTGATCTGGATTAATAAAGTGAGTGTAACTCTTTGGGTTTTTCTGCCACTATTTTAACCCATTTTCTTTGGGGACCAAAGCTTCAGATGCAGCTAGAAAAGGGAAGTGATAGGGAGCAGGCAGATGTGTTTCCCAGTGGCTCCTGCATGCAAGGGGTGTAGGAGGCCCAACCCTGCGCCCCACTTGCCCGACTTCTGCTTTCCTCCCTTCTCAAGGTATGGACAGGGCACCCACCTGAGGGCACTGACAGTTCCCAGCAGCAGGACTCTCCCAGAATCTGCAGAGCTGGAGTTCTCGTCTCTCCTGAGGGAGACTCCTACAAATACACACAGCATCTACAGGGCTCCAGTCAGACAGATGGGAGACAGAGAAGTGGGCACTGCTGGCAGGAAGGTGGCTGACTCAGCAGGGAGCCCAAGAATTAACCTTGCACCAGTTGCCCAGGCCCAAGAAGCCTCTTGCTGGTGCACAAAGGGCAATATAGACCCTGCAAACTTAATAGTTATAATAGTAttcataataatagctaatgcttACTGTACACTCACTAGAAGCATGGTACGATGCTAAATATGTTACTTACGTtgtgtcatttaatcttcaaaatagcCCTTTGAGGTAGATCCGGttaatatctccattttcagataaggaaactgaggctatgaGAGGTAGATAATGAGATCACATAAAAAGTGAtaaagccaagatttgaacctgaGCAGTCTGACTCAAAAATCCATACTGTTAACCACCAGTAATAACAGTGAGACCTCAGTCTTTATATTTGTCACTGTGTTTTGTCATTTCACAGCAGAGAAAACAATGAGGGACAAAGAGGAACAGTGACAGTGccagggtcacacaggtagtCAGCATCCAAGTCTGGCCCAAGGCTCCCTCAAGTGTATGGCTGTAGAGCAGCCCCATCTAATTGATGGAGTTCTCACTTCCATGTTGGTGCTGACAAGCCAGAGAGAAGCATCCCAGGGTGCTCTGTATGGGTCCTAGCACATCTGTAACAGGCAGAGGGAGGTCTTTGCTGAGCTGAGGgtggcacagctcatcagaaCCCAGGGCCACTTCTGAGAGATCCAAAGTGAGGGAGCAGCTGATTTAAGCCAATCTCAGGATGGGTCAACCCAAGCCAGATGTCAGGGTGAAAAGGGGAAGTCAGCCTTTTCCCAGACctggggggctgggcagggcagacTCAGGCCAAAAACCTGTGGTCTCAGCTGACACAGCCttatgtgtatgcgtgtgtgctGTTCAGGAGGAGATGATCTTCCAGATCCCATGGAAGCACGCTGCCAAGCATGGCTGGGACATCAACAAGGATGCCTGTCTGTTCCGGAGCTGGGCCATTCACACAGGTGTGTGCTTTGGACTTCAGCCCAGGAGTCCCAAGGGCCAGGGAAGGACAAGAGGAGGCACTTCTGTTAATAGAAAGGCTCTTCATTGGCGTCTCTGAGCTCCCTAAGAAGGTGTATAGAATTCAGGGGGTGGACAGGGCAGACCTATGTTTCTGGGGAGAGGGTCCATCATTTCAACAAATTCTCAAAGGAATCTGTGAAGATCTGTGAAAATCGTAGAAAGTGTGGTTTCAGGTTGTGGCTGGATTAAGGTTCTCCCTGGCAAAAGCAGCTATGAGCCAGGACACTAAAAGAGACCCAGGCCTTCCTTTTTCTTGATGTTGACCAAAGTCCTTGGCCCAAGGTCCATCTGATTGGCAGCCTCCTTTTATTCTTGAGGGATGGGGCTCTTGGCCCATCTCAGACCAGTCAGTCCACCTATCAGTAACTGTTCTTTGATGCCTACTCTGTGTCTACTACCATGTTTGGAAATATCAGATAAGCCCCAGTCCCTATCCTCTAGCTGCTGATAGCCCAAGCAAGGAGACTGGGCATGGTCCGGGACAAAGATAGCACTTTTGGGTGTATGGGCCCTCTAGTGCTTCTGGCTGGCCCCTTCAGTGAGGCCTGCTTGATGTGTTTGAGCCAAGTCTGGGCATTTAAgaagccccagggcccagggcctgcAGAGTGTCACCCAGGAATACCTGCTGGTTTGACCAGTGTGGATCTCTGGCAGCATGAGAATTTAGGGGTACtcttgccttcctccttcccgGCCAGGGGGCAGCCGAGGATCCCCACCCATGGCCCTGACGATCCTCTTCACTCTCCTGCCCATTAGGCCGATACAAAGCAGGGGAAAAGGAGCCAGATCCCAAGACATGGAAGGCCAACTTTCGCTGTGCCATGAACTCCCTGCCAGACATTGAGGAGGTGAAGGACCAGAGCAGGAACAAGGGCAGCTCAGCTGTGCGGGTGTACCGGATGCTTCCACCCCTGACCAAGAACCAGAGGAAAGGTATCCAAGGGCTCTGGGTCCTCGGGAAGCcctcagggagggaaggagggaggaggaagggcagctGGGGCTGGCATGCCTGTACCAAGGCTGACAGCCTATCTGTCCCACAGAGAGAAAGTCCAAGTCTAGCCGAGATGCTAAGAGCAAGGCCAAGAGGAAGGTGAGTGTGGTCCTAAGCAGCTGGCCTTTGGTCACCTGTGAGTCAGGGTGGGCAGTGGAAGAAGTGCCACAGCAAGCCTGGGCCTAAGCTTCTTTGTCCTTCTGTAGTCATGTGGGGACTCCAGCCCTGATACCTTCTCTGATGGACTCAGCAGCTCCACCCTGCCTGATGACCACAGCAGCTACACAGCTCAGAGCTACATGGGGCAGGACTTGGAGATTGAACGGGCCCTTACTCCAGGTGAGGTGGGGCCCTTACTCCAAGTCTGGCAGGAGAACACCCAGGTCGGTGGGATGTCTCTTTTGCTTGGGTATAGGAGGCTTTATGTCTGTGGATGGTGGCCTGTTGGAGCAGGCTGCAGGGTAGGGGATGCTGGATGTCTTGCAAACTAAGAAAGCACACAGCTCTGACCTGTGGTTTCTGTTGTCCTTCAGTGCTGTCATCATGTGCTGTAAGTAGCACTCTCCCCGACTGGCACATGCCAGGGGAAATTGTGCCGGACAGCACCAGTGACCTGTACAGCTTCCAAGTGTCGCCTATGCCCTCCACCTCTGAAGGTTCGTGCTTCTGGGGCCTGGCCTGCCTGCCTGACTGGGTCCTGGGAGGgatttcctgaggaagaaaagatgctcagaaCTCCAGCTGGCACTGAGCTGACTgtggtggagagaaggaggaagggggccaGGGGCTGCATTTTGGTCTAAGGTTGCTGGTTCTCCTGCCCCCTCTGCAGCTCAGTCTCTGAGAgtaaggaaggaagcaaggggTAGGAAGAGGTGTGGCTTCAAGGTTGGGGAGGCTGAGTCACCACGACAGTGTCCTGTTCTGGAATCTCTATGGCAGGCAGATGTCCGCTGGGAggccagtgtgtgtgtgcatatgaagGGGCAGGGGGATCTAGTGGGGCTGGAACTGCAGGATGAGCCTAGGTGACTGCCAGCCAacctctctgcccttccccatCCACAGCTGCAACAGACGAGGACGAGGAAGGGAAATTAACTGACGACATCATGAAGGTAAGCCCCTTTCTCCCTGGGCACTCTTTTGAAGTAGCTGCCTCTCAGTGAGGAGAGAGACTCAGAGCTTCCACATTGGAGGGTAGGCAGCTGCTGCTGTGACGTGGCTGCTTGCATAGTCCTACAAGTGCCACTATATCCATGTGCCTGGGGACCACTGCCCTCCTTGGCTGAATGGGAAAAATAGTGTGGAAGTGAGGACAGGTAGGAGGCCTAATTTCCAACAGGCTGTTCTGGTGCAGGCCTCAGGGCCTCAGACACTCTGAGTCAGCCGCCATCAACGCTGGGTGGCTGGTGAGTGTCCTCCACCCCAGCGTGCCCCAGCCCTGCTAGTTTGGGAAATGCACATCAGGTTTCAATAATCAGCCTTGGGATCTGTAATAtgatggcttttgtttttgtttgtttttttgttttgttttttttaccaaATTATCCTCCagggtttttttctgcttctgttttaaaagtgaatatattggggctggctgggtggcacagtgattcggttcgcatgttctgcttcagtagcctggggttcgccagttcggatcccaggtgcggacatggcaccgcttggcaagccatgttgtggcaggcgtcccacatataaagtagaggaagatgggcatggatgttagctcagggccagtcttcctcagcaaaaaaaaagaggaggattggcagcagatgttagctcagggctaatcttcctcaaaaaaaaaaaagtgaatatacaAAAGTTTTTGCAGTAGTTGTACCCAGACTCTGTTCCATCAGCACAGAAAATTGAGACATGAGTATGGTTCCTATCTCTAGCTTTTCTAGTCATCTTTTCTTGACTTACTATGCTAACCATTGCTTTAAGCCAGACTCCCAGTTGGTATGTCCCTACCCAGTTGAAAGGGAAGTCTCGGATATTCTGTGCCAGAGGCTGGATGAGGAGTGTGTGTGTAGGGCAGACCCTCACCTCCCAGGCCCCTGTCCTAACTGCACTCCACGTCTGCATCCATCTGAGAATGTGAAAATGGCCAGGGTGTGATCCTGGCTGGGAAGCTTTGGCTCACTAAGGGTAGGGCCACAGGGCGAGTCTGTACTGGAAGTGAGCTGATGGCTTCTTGTTCCTCTGTCTCCAGTTCTTGGAGCAGTCGGGGTGGCAGCCGACAAACGTGGATGGCAAGGGATACCTGCTCAATGAACCTGGGGCCCAGCCCCCCTCTGTCTATGAAGACTTCAGCTGCAAGGAGGAGACAGAAGTCGACAGCCATGGGGGTAAGAAACCCCAGGATCCatgtgggaggtggggaaggcttgggggcagagccagggagCAGCAGAAGTAAAGCATCCTTCTTAAACTCATCTGGGTACAGACAGCTTGTGAATTCGCTGCTGCTCCCGTGCCCTCAGTTTACCTAAAGATGACGGCGGCTCGCTGTATGgggtggagagcagaggctgCTGTGTCTGTGGCCTTCAGGGATAGGGTTGGGGGGTCGAGGAGGAACACACTTGCCCCCACCCTCATCCTCACACAATCTTCTTCACATCTTCTAGGGTATATTGGGCTGATATCTTCAGATCTGAAGAACATGGACACCAGCTGGCTGGACAGCCTGTTGACCCCAGTCAGGCTGCCCTCCATCCAGGCCATTCCTTGTGCTCCATAGCTGGGCCCCTGGCCCCCTTTTACTCCCCTAGGTGAGCAGGACCTGGCATCATGGTGACTGTGGTGCAGAGAAGCAGGACTCCTGTGGGCCCTTTTGACATGGCAAAGTGTGACCCCA
This region of Equus quagga isolate Etosha38 chromosome 7, UCLA_HA_Equagga_1.0, whole genome shotgun sequence genomic DNA includes:
- the IRF1 gene encoding interferon regulatory factor 1 isoform X1; this translates as MQHLLPKWGMVLYRHHLSLSLDQQERATPSSRQDVRPSRAEQRPAGAVPSPDQRAQQPRDAGILCLLPAPTRNRAPRAGTAAPAAPGPSGAAAGSRRCRANMPITRMRMRPWLEMQINSNQIPGLIWINKEEMIFQIPWKHAAKHGWDINKDACLFRSWAIHTGRYKAGEKEPDPKTWKANFRCAMNSLPDIEEVKDQSRNKGSSAVRVYRMLPPLTKNQRKERKSKSSRDAKSKAKRKSCGDSSPDTFSDGLSSSTLPDDHSSYTAQSYMGQDLEIERALTPVLSSCAVSSTLPDWHMPGEIVPDSTSDLYSFQVSPMPSTSEAATDEDEEGKLTDDIMKFLEQSGWQPTNVDGKGYLLNEPGAQPPSVYEDFSCKEETEVDSHGGYIGLISSDLKNMDTSWLDSLLTPVRLPSIQAIPCAP
- the IRF1 gene encoding interferon regulatory factor 1 isoform X3; this translates as MQHLLPKWGMVLYRHHLSLSLDQQANMPITRMRMRPWLEMQINSNQIPGLIWINKEEMIFQIPWKHAAKHGWDINKDACLFRSWAIHTGRYKAGEKEPDPKTWKANFRCAMNSLPDIEEVKDQSRNKGSSAVRVYRMLPPLTKNQRKERKSKSSRDAKSKAKRKSCGDSSPDTFSDGLSSSTLPDDHSSYTAQSYMGQDLEIERALTPVLSSCAVSSTLPDWHMPGEIVPDSTSDLYSFQVSPMPSTSEAATDEDEEGKLTDDIMKFLEQSGWQPTNVDGKGYLLNEPGAQPPSVYEDFSCKEETEVDSHGGYIGLISSDLKNMDTSWLDSLLTPVRLPSIQAIPCAP
- the IRF1 gene encoding interferon regulatory factor 1 isoform X4 produces the protein MPITRMRMRPWLEMQINSNQIPGLIWINKEEMIFQIPWKHAAKHGWDINKDACLFRSWAIHTGRYKAGEKEPDPKTWKANFRCAMNSLPDIEEVKDQSRNKGSSAVRVYRMLPPLTKNQRKERKSKSSRDAKSKAKRKSCGDSSPDTFSDGLSSSTLPDDHSSYTAQSYMGQDLEIERALTPVLSSCAVSSTLPDWHMPGEIVPDSTSDLYSFQVSPMPSTSEAATDEDEEGKLTDDIMKFLEQSGWQPTNVDGKGYLLNEPGAQPPSVYEDFSCKEETEVDSHGGYIGLISSDLKNMDTSWLDSLLTPVRLPSIQAIPCAP
- the IRF1 gene encoding interferon regulatory factor 1 isoform X2, which codes for MQHLLPKWGMVLYRHHLSLSLDQQERATPSSRQDVRPSRAEQRPAGAVPSPDQRAQQPRDAGILCLLPAPTRNRAPRAGTAAPAAPGPSGAAAGSRRCRGRYKAGEKEPDPKTWKANFRCAMNSLPDIEEVKDQSRNKGSSAVRVYRMLPPLTKNQRKERKSKSSRDAKSKAKRKSCGDSSPDTFSDGLSSSTLPDDHSSYTAQSYMGQDLEIERALTPVLSSCAVSSTLPDWHMPGEIVPDSTSDLYSFQVSPMPSTSEAATDEDEEGKLTDDIMKFLEQSGWQPTNVDGKGYLLNEPGAQPPSVYEDFSCKEETEVDSHGGYIGLISSDLKNMDTSWLDSLLTPVRLPSIQAIPCAP